The genomic region CTGGAGCGACGACGCGATGGCGGTGTGGGAGGCCGGCGGGGTGCTGCTCCCGGTCGGGCACAACCTCTACAAGCAGGCGCCCGGGCTGGGCCGCCGCCTCGCGGCCGCCGCCGCCGGCGAGCCGCTCGACGCGTCGCTGCGCCCCGAGGCCCGCCTCGGATCCCCGCAGTGACCCCGGTGTCTGCGAGGCTGGGCCCATGACCTCGTGGCGTGACTCCCTGAGCAAGACCGTGGCCGGTGAGATGGACGAGCTGCTCGACGCCTCGCTCAAGGCCGCCAAGGAGCGGCTCGACGCCGACGACGTGCTGCTCCCGTTCGTGCAGGTCGTCGAGGACGACGGCAGCCAGGGCACCCGCATGGTCGAGATCGTCGAGGACGTGCGCCCCGACCAGCTGCTCGAGGAGCTCTTCGAGAAGCTGCGCGCCGAGCGCGACCAGGTGCGCGCGGTCGCCGTCGTCTTCGACGCGATCGTGGGCGGCGCCCGGGCCGTGCAGGTGCTGCTCGAGCACCGCAGCCCGAAGGCGCCCGCGCTGGTGCTCGCCGCGCCCTACAAGGCGCAGAAGCGCCGCCACCAGATCGGTGAGGTCCGCGCCGCGGAGGGCGAGCGGCGGATCTGGCCCGTCGCCGCCGACTGAGCCCGCCGATGGGCACGTCCACCGGCGCCGAGGGCCGCGCCGGGGCGCGCGCCGCCCGGACCCCGCTGCTCGGCCCCCGCTACCGCGGCGCCACCACCGGCGCCGTCGCCCTGGTCTTCCTGGCCGCCTTCGAGGCCCTCGCCGTCGCCACCGTGATGCCGGCGGTCACCCGCGACCTCGACGGGCGCGCCTGGTTCTCGGTGGCCTTCTCCGCCACCCTGGCCGCCAGCGTCGTCGGGATGGTCGCGGTGGGCCTGTGGTCGGACCGCCGCGGCGCGGTGCGCCCGCTGCTGACCTCCGTCGCGCTCTTCGCAGCCGGGTTGCTGGCCGCCGGGCTCGCGCCGACCATGGGGCTGCTGGTGGTCGGCCGCTTCCTGCAGGGCCTGGGCCTCGGCGGCCTCGTCGTCGCCCTCTACGTGCTCGTCGCGCAGGTCTTCGACCCCGTCGACCGGCCCCGCATCCTCGGCCTCTTCGCCGCCGCGTGGGTGCTGCCCGGGCTGGTCGGGCCGTTCCTGGCCGGCGTCGTCGCCGACACCCTCGGCTGGCGCTGGGTCTTCCTCGGCGTCGTCGCCATCGCCGCCGGGGCGCTCGCGCTGCTGGTGCCGACCCTGCGCTCGGTCGAGCCGCCCGAGGCCGGCGCCGCGCCCCGGGGCGGCGGCGTACGACGTCTGCTGCTGGCGGCCGCGGTCGCCGCGGCCGTCGTCGCGCTCAACCTCACCGGGGCCCTGCCCGCCGCGGCCCGGGCCGGGGTCGCCGCGGTCGCGGTCGCCCTCGCGCTGGTCGCCGTGCGCCCGCTGCTGCCGCGGGGCACCCTGCGCGCCGGGCGCGGCGTACCGGCCGTGATCGCGCAGCGCGGGCTGGTCGGCGGCACCTTCTTCGCCGCCGAGGCCTACCTGCCCTTCCTCCTGCAGGAGCAGTACGGCGCCGCCACCTGGGTCAGCGGCCTGGTGCTGACCGTCGCCACGCTGGGCTGGGCCGGGGCGTCGCACGTGCAGGGTCGGCTCGGCGACCGGCTGCCCGACGAGGCGGCGCTGCGCCTGGGGGCCCTCGTGCTGGGCGCCGGCATCGTGGCGGTGCTGCTGGTCGCGGCGCTGGGCCTGCCGGGGGTGCTGGTCGGCGCGGGCTGGCTGGTCGCGGCCGCGGGGATGGGGCTGATGTACCCGCGGATCACCTCCACGGTGCTGGCGCGCACCGCCGTGCACGAGCGCGGCACCGCCTCCTCGGCGGTCACCATCAGCGACTCGGTGGGGGCCGCGGTCGCGGTCGCCGTGGCCGGTCTCGTCTTCACCGCGATCGGCACGGCCGCCGACCGGTCGGCCTTCGTGGCGGTGCTCGCGCTCGCGACCGGGCTGGCCGCGCTGTCCATCGTGGTCTCGCGGCGGGCCTAGACTCGCCGCCGTGTCCGCACACATGCAGATCGGCGAGGTCGCCACGCGCACCGGCCTGAGCCTGCGCACGCTGCGCTACTACGAGGAGGTCGGGCTGGTCGCACCGTCGGCCCGCTCGGCCGGAGGCTTCCGGCTCTACACCGCGCTCGACGTCGACCGCTTCGAGCTCATCAAGCGGATGAAGCCGCTGGACTTCTCGCTCGAGGACATGCGCGGGCTGCTCGGCGTCGTCGACGCCCTCGACGCCGAGCCCGACGACGCCGAGCGGGCCCGTCTGCTCGGCGAGCTCGAGTCGCTGCGCGCCGCGGCCGAGGAGCGCGTCGACACGCTGCGCACCCGCCTGGCCTGGGCCGAGGAGTTCGCCGCCGGTCTCGACGAGCGGGTGCGCGCCCAGCGCGACCGGTGAGCCGGGGCCGCGTGGTGAGCCGTCTCACCGTCGACGATGCAGACTCTCCCGTCACGTCAGGGTAGAGTCGTGCCGTCGGCCGCGGTGTCACGCACCCGCGCGCCGCTCCAGACCTCGCACCACCATCCCGACGTCGACCGGTCGCAGCGCCGCTCCCGGGCCGACGTGCCACGCACCGCCCAGGAGAGCCCGTGAGCAACCCCGTGCCCGACCAGTCCTCGCTGCTGCAGCCGTCCGTGGCCCTGCCCCCGGCCGAGACGCACACCGTGCGCGGCGCGCTGCGCCGCCCCTCGATCCTGCGCCGCGAGGTCGTCGCCGGCCTGGTGGTGGCGCTCGCGCTGATCCCCGAGGCGATCTCGTTCTCGATCATCGCCGGCGTCGACCCGCGCCTGGGCCTCTTCGCCTCCTTCACGATGGCCGTCTCGATCGCCTTCCTCGGTGGCCGGCCCGCGATGATCTCGGCCGCCACCGGTGCCATCGCGCTGGTGATCGCACCCGTGGCGCGCGACTACGGCGTCGACTACCTGATCGCCACCGTGATCCTCGGTGGCGCCATCCAGATCGTGCTCGGCCTGCTCGGCGTGGCCAAGATGATGCGCTTCATCCCGCGCTCGGTGATGGTCGGCTTCGTCAACGCCCTGGCGATCCTCATCGCCATGGCCCAGATCCCCTACCTGGTCGACGTGCCGTGGCTGGTCTACCCGCTGGTGGCCTTCGGCGTCGCGGTCATCGTGCTGCTGCCGCGGCTGACCTCGGCGGTGCCCTCGCCGCTGGTGGTCATCGTGGCCATCACCGCCGCGGCGCTGGCCGCCGGCTGGGCGCTGCCCGACGTGGGCGACGAGGGCGAGCTGCCCGAGACGCTGCCCGCGCTGCTCATCCCCGACGTGCCCTTCACGCTGACCACGCTGGAGATCATCGCGCCGTACGCGCTGGCGATGGCGCTGGTCGGCCTGCTCGAGTCGCTGCTGACCGCCAAGCTCGTCGACGACATCACCGACACCCACTCCGAGAAGACCCGCGAGGCCTGGGGCCAGGGCGCGGCCAACATGATCACCGGCTTCTTCGGCGGCATGGGCGGCTGCGCCATGATCGGCCAGACGATGATCAACGTGAAGGCCTCGGGCGCCCGCACGCGCATCTCCACCTTCTCCGCCGGCGTGCTCCTGCTCGTGCTGGTCGTGGGCTTCGGCGACCTGGTCGCGCAGATCCCGATGGCCGCGCTGGTCGCGGTGATGATCATGGTCGCCGTCGGCACCTTCGACTGGCACTCGGTGACCCCGCGCACCCTGCGCCGGATGCCCAAGAGCGAGACCACCGTGATGCTCTCCACCGTCGTGGTCACCGTGACCACCCACAACCTGGCCATCGGTGTCGCGGTCGGCGTGCTCGTCGCGATGACCCTCTTCGCCCGCCGGGTGGCCCACCTGGCCACCGTCGAGCGCGAGGTGACCGAGGTCGACGGGCGCCCGCAGGCGCGCTACACGGTCACCGGCGAGCTGTTCTTCGCCTCCTCCAACGACCTCTACACCCAGTTCGAGTACGCCGACGACCCCGAGCACGTGGTCATCGACATGGCGGCCTCGCACGTGTGGGACGCCTCGACCGTGGCCGCGCTCGACTCGATCACCTACAAGTACGAGCGCAAGGGCAAGACCGTGGAGATCCACGGCCTCAACGAGCAGTCGCTGCACATGCACGGCCGGCTGAGCGGCAACCTCGCCGCGCACTGACGTGCACCCGGTGCTGCGGCGCGGACGCGACCGGTCGGTCGCGCTGCTGCGGGTGCTCGGCCACGAGGTCGCCAAGGACCGCGTCGCGGGGCTGGCCGCCGAGATCGCCTTCTTCGCGGTCCTGAGCCTGTTCCCGGCGCTGCTGATCGCGGCCGGGCTGCTGTCCTACCTCGAGGCCATCGTCGGCGCCGAGGTGGCCGCCCGCACCGAGGCACGGGTCGTCGACGCGCTCGGGCTGGTGCTCACCGAGCGCGGCGACCCGGTGCTCGACTCGGTGCGCGCCGTCTTCGAGGGCGAGTACGGCGGCCTGCTCACCGTCGCCGCGCTGGGTGCGCTGGTCACCCTGTCAGGGGCCTGGGCGGTCGTGGTGCAGGCGCTCAACCTGGCCTACGACAGCGACGAGCACCGCCCGTGGCTGCGCCGCCGGCTGCTGGGCCTGGGGCTGGGCCTGATGACGGTGATCGTGGTCGTGGTCGCGCTGGCCGTCGTGGTCGTCGGCCCGCTGCTGGGCCGCGGCACCGACGTGGCCGACGTCGTCGGCCTGGGCGGCGCCTTCGAGTCCTTCTGGGACCTCGCCCGCCTGCCGGTGCTGGCCCTGGTGCTCGTCGGCTGGCTGGCGCTGGTCTTCCACCTGGCACCCAACCGGCGTACGCCGTGGCGCGCCGCGCTGCCCGGCGCCGTGACCACCACCGTGCTGTGGCTGGCCGCCAGCGGCGGCTTCGGCCTCTACCTGCGCACCGTCGGCGAGGGCAACCCGCTGCTCGGCGTCTTCGGCGGCGGGATCGTCGTGCTGACCTGGGTCTACCTGCTCGCCCTGGCCCTGCTCCTCGGCGGCGAGCTCAACGCGCTGCTCCACGACGGAAAGCACCGCCCCGCCGAAGGTTCATCGGGTACCCGATGAACCTGGCGTTGCCTGGCTGAAGTTTCAGCCGGGTGACGCGAGTTCCATCGGGGACCCGATGAAACTCCCGTGGGCGGCTCAGACGTAGCGCTCCAGGATCGTGGACTCGGCGAGGCGGGAGAGGCCCTCGCGGACGCTGCGGGCGCGCAGCTCGCCGACGCCCTCGACGGCCTGGAGGTCGTCGATGCCGGCGGAGAGCAGCTTCTGCAGGGTGCCGAAGTGGTCGACGAGCCGGTCGACGACGGGGCCGGGCAGGCGCGGCACCTTCGCCAGCAGGCGGTAGCCCCGCGGGGCGACGGCGCCGTCGAGGTGCTCGCCGTTGCCGAGACCGAGCACCTTGGCGGTGGCGGCCGGGTCGACCAGGGCGGTGGGGGAGAGGGCCTCGAGCTGGTGCAGCAGCTCCTCGGGGGTCGAGGCCTTGCGCCCGGCCGGCAGGTAGTCGCGCACCACCAGCTCGCGCTCGGTGTCGACGCCGGTGATCAGCTCCTCGAGCTGCAGCGAGAGCAGCCGGCCGTCGGTGCCGAGCTCGAGCACGTAGTCCTCGATCTCGCGGGCGATGCGGGTGACCATCTCGAGGCGCTGGGCGACCACGGCGACGTCGCGGACGGTGACGAGGTCCTCGATCTCGAGCGCCGAGAGGGTGCTGGAGACCTCGTCGAGGCGCAGCTTGTAGCGCTCGAGGGTGGCCAGCGCCTGGTTGGCGCGCGAGAGGATCTGGCCGACGTCCTCGAGCACGTGGCGCGTCGAGCCGACGTACGCCGCGATGATCTGCATCGACTGCGACACCGAGATCACCGGGAAGCCGGTCTGGCGCGCCACCCGGTCGGCGGTGCGGTGCCGCGTGCCGGTCTCCTCGGAGGGGATCGTGTGGTCGGGCATCAGGTGCACCGCGGCGCGCACGATGCGCGTCAGGCCCGCGTCGACGATGATCGCGCCGTCCATCTTGGCCAGCTCGCGCAGGCCGGTGGCGGTGAAGGGCACGTCGAGGTCGAAGCCGCCGGTGCTGATCTCGTCGACCCGCTCGTCCTGGCCGATCACGATCAGGGCGCCGGTGCGCCCGCGCAGGATGCGCTCGAGGCCGTCGCGCAGCGAGGTGCCCGGGGCGATCGAGGCCAGCGTCTCGCGCAGGCGCAGCAGGTCGTCCGAGCGTTCGGCGGGCACGGGGCTCCTCCATGGGGGGACGGGCGGTCGATCCGCCCTTGCCTGCGGAGTCTAGAGCGGTCCGGCCGGGCGCGCGTCATCATTCCGGGCGGGCCCGGATCGTGGTGGGGCTCAGCCGGGCCGGTCGGTCAGGCGCAGCACCTCGAGGGCGCTGGCGATGCCGGGCACCTCGAGCACCCGCATGCCCTCGATCTCGCGGGGCGTGCCGACGCCCTGGCCGCGGCGGCCCGGCTCGGTCGGCACCACCGCGTGCCGGAAGCCGAGCCGGGCGGCCTCGGCGATGCGCTGGGGCAGGTCGCGCACCCGGCGCAGCTCGCCGGCCAGCCCGAGCTCGCCGATGGCCACGACGCCGGTGGGCGGGGCGATGGCCAGGTGCGAGGAGACCAGGGCGATCGCCACCGCCAGGTCGCTGGCCGGCTCGTGGAGCCGCGCGCCGCCGACGGTGGAGGCGAAGACGTCCTGCATCGAGAGCCGCAGCCCGCAGTGGCGCTCCAGCACCGCGAGCACCATCGCGACCCGCGAGCCGTCCAGCCCCGACGTCGTACGGCGCGGCCGGTCCAGCGGCGAGGGGGTCACCAGCCCCTGCACCTCGGCGAGCATCGGCCGGCGGCCCTCCATGGTCACCGCGACGCAGGTGCCGGGCACCCGGCCGTGGTGCTGCTCGACGAAGAGCCCCGTCGGGTCGGCGACG from Nocardioides salarius harbors:
- a CDS encoding MFS transporter, which codes for MGTSTGAEGRAGARAARTPLLGPRYRGATTGAVALVFLAAFEALAVATVMPAVTRDLDGRAWFSVAFSATLAASVVGMVAVGLWSDRRGAVRPLLTSVALFAAGLLAAGLAPTMGLLVVGRFLQGLGLGGLVVALYVLVAQVFDPVDRPRILGLFAAAWVLPGLVGPFLAGVVADTLGWRWVFLGVVAIAAGALALLVPTLRSVEPPEAGAAPRGGGVRRLLLAAAVAAAVVALNLTGALPAAARAGVAAVAVALALVAVRPLLPRGTLRAGRGVPAVIAQRGLVGGTFFAAEAYLPFLLQEQYGAATWVSGLVLTVATLGWAGASHVQGRLGDRLPDEAALRLGALVLGAGIVAVLLVAALGLPGVLVGAGWLVAAAGMGLMYPRITSTVLARTAVHERGTASSAVTISDSVGAAVAVAVAGLVFTAIGTAADRSAFVAVLALATGLAALSIVVSRRA
- a CDS encoding MerR family transcriptional regulator, whose amino-acid sequence is MSAHMQIGEVATRTGLSLRTLRYYEEVGLVAPSARSAGGFRLYTALDVDRFELIKRMKPLDFSLEDMRGLLGVVDALDAEPDDAERARLLGELESLRAAAEERVDTLRTRLAWAEEFAAGLDERVRAQRDR
- a CDS encoding SulP family inorganic anion transporter, which gives rise to MSNPVPDQSSLLQPSVALPPAETHTVRGALRRPSILRREVVAGLVVALALIPEAISFSIIAGVDPRLGLFASFTMAVSIAFLGGRPAMISAATGAIALVIAPVARDYGVDYLIATVILGGAIQIVLGLLGVAKMMRFIPRSVMVGFVNALAILIAMAQIPYLVDVPWLVYPLVAFGVAVIVLLPRLTSAVPSPLVVIVAITAAALAAGWALPDVGDEGELPETLPALLIPDVPFTLTTLEIIAPYALAMALVGLLESLLTAKLVDDITDTHSEKTREAWGQGAANMITGFFGGMGGCAMIGQTMINVKASGARTRISTFSAGVLLLVLVVGFGDLVAQIPMAALVAVMIMVAVGTFDWHSVTPRTLRRMPKSETTVMLSTVVVTVTTHNLAIGVAVGVLVAMTLFARRVAHLATVEREVTEVDGRPQARYTVTGELFFASSNDLYTQFEYADDPEHVVIDMAASHVWDASTVAALDSITYKYERKGKTVEIHGLNEQSLHMHGRLSGNLAAH
- a CDS encoding YihY/virulence factor BrkB family protein, yielding MLRRGRDRSVALLRVLGHEVAKDRVAGLAAEIAFFAVLSLFPALLIAAGLLSYLEAIVGAEVAARTEARVVDALGLVLTERGDPVLDSVRAVFEGEYGGLLTVAALGALVTLSGAWAVVVQALNLAYDSDEHRPWLRRRLLGLGLGLMTVIVVVVALAVVVVGPLLGRGTDVADVVGLGGAFESFWDLARLPVLALVLVGWLALVFHLAPNRRTPWRAALPGAVTTTVLWLAASGGFGLYLRTVGEGNPLLGVFGGGIVVLTWVYLLALALLLGGELNALLHDGKHRPAEGSSGTR
- the disA gene encoding DNA integrity scanning diadenylate cyclase DisA; the protein is MPAERSDDLLRLRETLASIAPGTSLRDGLERILRGRTGALIVIGQDERVDEISTGGFDLDVPFTATGLRELAKMDGAIIVDAGLTRIVRAAVHLMPDHTIPSEETGTRHRTADRVARQTGFPVISVSQSMQIIAAYVGSTRHVLEDVGQILSRANQALATLERYKLRLDEVSSTLSALEIEDLVTVRDVAVVAQRLEMVTRIAREIEDYVLELGTDGRLLSLQLEELITGVDTERELVVRDYLPAGRKASTPEELLHQLEALSPTALVDPAATAKVLGLGNGEHLDGAVAPRGYRLLAKVPRLPGPVVDRLVDHFGTLQKLLSAGIDDLQAVEGVGELRARSVREGLSRLAESTILERYV